In a single window of the Saccharothrix australiensis genome:
- a CDS encoding NUDIX hydrolase, producing MSDQTPETTRPPIAAAIITQNGRVLMVRRRVSEGSLSWQFPAGEVEPGESSVEAAAREAHEETGVTASDGTLLGERVHPKTGRTMVYAAFNQVTGEASVVDDEELDAFEWVSHSQLPEYVPYGLFEPVQEYLDTELRR from the coding sequence ATGAGTGACCAGACGCCCGAAACGACGCGACCGCCGATCGCAGCCGCCATCATCACGCAGAACGGTCGCGTTCTCATGGTCCGGCGTCGCGTGTCAGAGGGCAGCCTCTCGTGGCAATTTCCAGCCGGTGAGGTCGAGCCTGGTGAGTCGAGCGTGGAAGCAGCGGCACGAGAGGCCCACGAAGAGACTGGAGTTACGGCTTCCGATGGCACGTTGCTCGGTGAACGAGTACACCCTAAGACTGGTCGCACGATGGTCTATGCGGCGTTCAACCAGGTAACAGGTGAAGCTTCTGTGGTTGATGACGAAGAGCTTGACGCATTTGAATGGGTCTCCCACAGCCAGCTCCCCGAGTACGTGCCTTACGGCCTCTTCGAACCCGTCCAAGAATATCTCGACACCGAGCTTCGTCGCTGA
- a CDS encoding nucleoside-diphosphate kinase yields MAATSGAGVERTLVLLKPDAVARGLVGRLVARFEDAALKIVGVKMKHLDAESTRRHYFDLEERAGSVIYNATAEFMQSSPVVALALEGVDVVGKVRKIIGGTFPEHAEIGTIRGDFAHQTRLSSETTGKAVMNLVHASGNPEEAKYEISVWFTGSELFEYRTLAEKYAY; encoded by the coding sequence GTGGCTGCGACTTCCGGTGCCGGTGTGGAGCGGACGCTAGTGCTGCTCAAGCCGGATGCTGTTGCCCGCGGGTTGGTCGGGCGTCTTGTCGCTCGATTTGAGGATGCGGCGCTCAAGATCGTTGGCGTCAAGATGAAACACTTGGATGCGGAGTCCACCCGCAGGCACTACTTCGACCTCGAAGAACGTGCCGGTTCGGTCATCTACAACGCTACGGCTGAGTTCATGCAGAGTAGCCCGGTGGTGGCGTTGGCCCTGGAAGGTGTCGATGTCGTGGGCAAGGTGCGTAAAATCATCGGTGGCACGTTTCCGGAGCACGCCGAGATTGGCACCATTCGCGGAGACTTCGCGCATCAGACGAGGTTGTCTTCCGAAACTACCGGAAAGGCGGTAATGAACCTCGTCCACGCTTCCGGGAACCCCGAAGAGGCCAAGTACGAGATATCGGTTTGGTTCACTGGATCTGAGCTCTTCGAGTATCGGACGCTGGCCGAAAAATATGCCTACTGA
- a CDS encoding helix-turn-helix domain-containing protein has translation MTGDWAAVAQAINQRMAELDISQRELTDRSGVSKAIVGELQNNSAQRRRSRRTLEALSTALDWHAGHLSAVLAGHLPPRPGEPAPRSADDLPGRLAVVEHQLREIRQQLEGLDAISDRVAQLNENVTKMLTYVESDLNRSNR, from the coding sequence GTGACCGGAGACTGGGCGGCGGTCGCACAGGCGATCAACCAGCGCATGGCCGAACTGGACATCAGCCAGCGCGAACTCACCGACCGATCCGGTGTATCCAAGGCCATCGTCGGAGAACTCCAGAACAACAGCGCACAGCGCCGAAGAAGCCGGCGGACGCTTGAGGCGCTGTCGACCGCACTCGACTGGCACGCCGGCCACCTGTCCGCGGTACTCGCCGGCCACCTGCCGCCCAGGCCAGGCGAACCGGCCCCGCGGAGCGCCGACGACCTCCCCGGCCGCTTGGCCGTGGTTGAGCACCAGCTCCGCGAGATCCGCCAGCAGCTCGAAGGCTTGGACGCCATCAGCGATCGGGTCGCCCAGCTCAACGAAAACGTCACCAAGATGCTCACGTACGTCGAATCGGATCTCAACCGGTCGAACCGCTGA
- a CDS encoding helix-turn-helix domain-containing protein, which translates to MNDMPVNAKPAFYTVREAARTLRVAPSTLYRVIRDGEFPAIRLRTRYVVPAIALERLLERAAETGGLVDPARIAAERRATREFDKAAGGAPW; encoded by the coding sequence ATGAACGACATGCCTGTGAACGCCAAACCGGCGTTCTACACAGTCAGGGAGGCCGCACGGACTCTCCGTGTCGCCCCTTCGACGCTCTACCGAGTGATCCGTGATGGAGAGTTCCCCGCGATCCGGTTGCGGACGCGCTACGTCGTGCCCGCCATCGCGCTCGAAAGGCTGCTTGAACGGGCGGCGGAGACCGGTGGGCTGGTCGACCCGGCCCGGATCGCTGCCGAGCGCCGTGCCACCCGCGAGTTCGACAAGGCGGCCGGCGGTGCTCCGTGGTGA
- a CDS encoding NUDIX hydrolase — MQQLLDRALETASDAAQSRFATLLAAEHHITTEPVSHTGSSYALRVAIAVVLKGYEILIVQRRGEDGRGISWQFPAGVVKPGVSAETVAIQETLGETGVHCAVVRNLGSRLHPITHVYCDYLLCEYLGGDAQNLDVVENVSVTWTTSDRLTRFIPTDRIFPPILQAIEELINE, encoded by the coding sequence ATGCAGCAACTTCTTGACCGGGCCTTGGAGACTGCTTCGGACGCAGCACAGTCAAGGTTCGCAACCTTGCTCGCCGCCGAACACCACATCACAACCGAACCGGTCTCACACACCGGGTCGAGCTATGCTCTGCGCGTTGCAATAGCAGTAGTACTTAAGGGGTATGAAATACTGATAGTTCAGCGTCGCGGCGAAGATGGGCGCGGAATTTCATGGCAGTTCCCAGCCGGAGTGGTGAAGCCAGGAGTGTCGGCGGAAACCGTCGCGATCCAAGAAACCCTCGGCGAGACAGGCGTCCACTGTGCGGTCGTACGCAACCTCGGCAGCCGTCTCCACCCCATCACCCACGTGTACTGTGACTACTTGCTCTGCGAGTACCTGGGTGGTGATGCACAGAACTTGGACGTCGTGGAGAACGTCAGCGTCACGTGGACCACGAGCGACCGGCTGACCCGCTTCATTCCGACTGACCGAATCTTCCCACCGATATTGCAAGCCATAGAGGAGCTGATCAATGAGTGA